TTCTGGGCGAAGTCTCCCAACGCAACCTGCCCTTTCTCATCGAACTTCTTCAGGGCGAAGTGGCCGACCAGCGGCCCTTCGAGTTCGGCGTGGGCGGCCTGGGCGCCTTTCCCGATATCCGGCGGCCGAGGGTGATCTGGGTGGGCGTCAAAGGGCCCAAGGAACTCCACGACCTGCACCACGCCGTGGAGAACGCCATGAAGAAAATCGGCTACGCCCGCGAAACGCGCCCCTTCGAACCTCACCTTACCCTGGGGCGGGTCTCCAGGAACGCCTCACCCGAAGAGGTGCGACGCGTCAGTGAGGTTCTGCGGGCCGTTCAGGTGGGGTTCCTGGGCAGCGCCCTGGTGGAAGAGGTCTATCTCTACCGCAGCGACTTACGCCCCACGGGTGCGGTTTACACGCGCCTGGCCACCGCGCCCTTGCGCCGCACCAATTCCCCTGCCGTGGCTTGACATCCCACGCCGGAGTGCGTATGATACCCTATCATGATATTAACCAAGGAGGTG
This portion of the Anaerolineae bacterium genome encodes:
- the thpR gene encoding RNA 2',3'-cyclic phosphodiesterase; translated protein: MSVIRAFIAADLPEDLRHALDRVMRHLKNELKGVPIRWVPPENIHLTLKFLGEVSQRNLPFLIELLQGEVADQRPFEFGVGGLGAFPDIRRPRVIWVGVKGPKELHDLHHAVENAMKKIGYARETRPFEPHLTLGRVSRNASPEEVRRVSEVLRAVQVGFLGSALVEEVYLYRSDLRPTGAVYTRLATAPLRRTNSPAVA